TCTCATTTCGTCCACCGCATCTCTCGCGGGGACAGGACTTATAATATCATGGACCAACCCACTGCACAATCACTTTTTTTCGACAAAAATCGACAAACGGTTCATTCATCCGCTTCAACCTCCGCAAATCAAGCCCAATCCGCACGGATCGGGCTCATTTGCTTATGATTTTTGAATCGGAATGCAGATGTCCATCTGCTTCGCCTCCGGATTTGAACTGCGGGAATCATACAGCTCTAACTCCGGCGTCGCCGCATGCTCATACCCTGATGTCGGGAACCAATCGCGGAAGATCGCGCCCCAGGTCTCCTGAATCGACTTCGAGAACTGCTCCGCCGGCACCGCAGGCGTCGTAAACACCGCGTAGGTTGCAGCCGGGACTGTGCGATACGTAAGTTCACTTCCTTCCGCCAGCTGCGGCTCCTCCGCCACTTCATAGCCGATCAGGTAGCTGAAGTCACCTGTCTCGCAGTCATTGTCGACGATGATGCCGAGCTCCGTGTCCGGATGCAGCTTGCTCGGAATGGTCTGGCCGAGCCCTTCTTGGAGATAGCGCTGCCAGAAAGCTTGGATGTCCTGCTGACTCTGATTGTCGTTTAAGGAAGTTCGAACG
The nucleotide sequence above comes from Tumebacillus sp. BK434. Encoded proteins:
- a CDS encoding AraC family transcriptional regulator; protein product: MNGIARVQQTIEYIEDHLTSELELAELAAVACYSAYHFHRLFQMLTGMTVMNYIRNRRLDRAACELIRTKDNILDIALEYGFGSHETFTRAFKRVFQTTPGAYRKQGKHVPIYPRVNLQELQAHSRGGIEMTPTILNKPEIKVLGYLVRTSLNDNQSQQDIQAFWQRYLQEGLGQTIPSKLHPDTELGIIVDNDCETGDFSYLIGYEVAEEPQLAEGSELTYRTVPAATYAVFTTPAVPAEQFSKSIQETWGAIFRDWFPTSGYEHAATPELELYDSRSSNPEAKQMDICIPIQKS